Proteins from a genomic interval of Neisseria arctica:
- a CDS encoding cupin, with protein sequence MNHRIIRSAEFNGDRAWAALDIANMSGITVRLHWTDQPYKWHINDGEEVFVVMSGTVDMHYREGGQEHIVRLQTGDIFFAGIGTEHVAHPQGEARILVVEKEGSI encoded by the coding sequence ATGAACCATCGGATAATACGTTCTGCTGAGTTTAATGGTGACCGTGCCTGGGCCGCTTTAGATATCGCGAACATGAGCGGAATCACGGTACGCCTACATTGGACAGATCAGCCCTACAAATGGCATATCAATGATGGTGAAGAAGTATTTGTTGTGATGAGCGGTACGGTAGATATGCACTATCGTGAAGGTGGACAAGAACATATTGTTCGTTTGCAAACCGGAGATATCTTTTTCGCCGGTATCGGTACCGAACACGTTGCCCACCCGCAAGGCGAAGCACGGATATTGGTGGTTGAAAAGGAAGGTAGTATTTAG
- the nuoG gene encoding NADH-quinone oxidoreductase subunit NuoG, translating into MLQIEIDGKQVSVEQGTTVMEAAHKLGTYIPHFCYHKKLSIAANCRMCLVEVEKAPKPLPACATPVTDGMVVHTHSPKAKQAQEGVMEFLLINHPLDCPICDQGGECQLQDLAVGYGQSSSRYQEEKRSVVGKDMGPLVSAAEMSRCIHCTRCVRFTEEIAGMQEIAMANRGEFSEIMPFIGKAVETELSGNVIDLCPVGALTSKPFRYDARSWELSRRKTISAHDALGSNLIVQTKDHTVRRVLPLENEAVNECWISDRDRFSYESLYHESRLKTPKIKHGGEWHEVDWPTALEYVRKTLDCIAKEDGKDQIGIWANPMNTVEELYLTKKLAEGLGIKHISTRLQQQDNRLSDGLKGAQWLGQSIQDLAANDAVLIVGANLRKEQPLLTARLRRAAKNGMALSLVASSHEELHMPLFARKVTHPNDWADLLGNLADDTQSAITDNLKQAEKATILLGAEVQNHPDYAAIYVAAQKLAAVTGAVLGILPQAANSVGADVLGLNIGHSIQQMLQEPKKAVLLLNVEPEIDVADGVQAVAALKQAQSVMAFTPFESETLREVCDVMLPIAPFTETSGSFVNMEGRLQSFHGVVKGFADSRPLWKVLRVLGNVFELAGFEFDSSEKVLQVAVDKANLSEKLSNQSSWQDSSRQNSNQLLVRVGGVGIYHTDALVRRSAPLQATSHAQVPAARVNPVTLSVLGLQEGERVYAMQNGNRIKVTVLSDTGLPENVVYLPLHTENAALGALMNTIELVRG; encoded by the coding sequence ATGTTACAAATCGAAATTGATGGTAAGCAGGTATCAGTAGAGCAAGGCACCACCGTAATGGAAGCGGCGCACAAGCTCGGCACTTATATTCCGCACTTCTGCTACCATAAAAAGTTATCTATTGCCGCGAACTGCCGTATGTGCTTGGTGGAAGTTGAAAAAGCCCCCAAGCCGTTACCCGCCTGTGCCACGCCGGTAACAGATGGTATGGTAGTTCATACCCATTCTCCTAAAGCCAAACAGGCACAAGAAGGGGTAATGGAATTTTTGTTGATTAACCATCCGCTTGATTGTCCGATTTGTGACCAAGGTGGCGAGTGTCAATTACAGGATTTAGCAGTCGGATATGGTCAGTCTTCAAGCCGCTATCAGGAAGAGAAACGCTCGGTAGTCGGCAAAGATATGGGCCCATTGGTGTCGGCAGCCGAAATGAGCCGTTGTATTCACTGTACCCGTTGCGTACGTTTTACAGAAGAAATTGCCGGTATGCAGGAAATCGCAATGGCAAATCGCGGTGAGTTTTCTGAAATTATGCCGTTTATCGGTAAAGCCGTGGAAACCGAATTATCGGGTAATGTCATTGACTTATGTCCGGTTGGTGCGCTGACTAGCAAACCATTCCGTTATGATGCCCGCTCTTGGGAGCTAAGCCGTCGTAAGACCATTTCTGCACATGATGCTTTGGGTAGCAACCTGATTGTGCAAACTAAGGATCACACCGTCCGCCGAGTGTTGCCGTTGGAGAATGAGGCGGTTAACGAATGTTGGATTTCGGATCGTGATCGTTTCTCTTACGAAAGCCTGTATCATGAAAGCCGTTTGAAAACGCCGAAAATCAAACACGGCGGGGAATGGCATGAAGTGGATTGGCCGACTGCATTGGAATATGTTCGTAAAACATTAGATTGTATTGCAAAAGAGGATGGTAAAGACCAAATCGGTATTTGGGCTAATCCGATGAATACGGTCGAAGAATTATACCTGACCAAAAAGCTTGCCGAAGGTTTGGGTATCAAACATATCAGCACACGCTTGCAGCAACAGGACAATCGTCTTTCAGATGGCCTCAAGGGTGCGCAGTGGTTGGGACAAAGTATCCAAGATTTGGCAGCCAACGATGCCGTACTGATTGTTGGTGCTAATCTGCGTAAAGAGCAGCCATTGTTGACCGCTCGTTTGCGCCGTGCAGCCAAAAACGGTATGGCATTGAGCTTGGTGGCTTCCAGTCATGAAGAATTGCATATGCCGTTATTTGCCCGTAAGGTCACTCATCCGAATGATTGGGCAGATTTGTTAGGTAACTTGGCTGATGATACGCAAAGTGCTATCACCGATAATCTGAAGCAAGCTGAAAAAGCAACCATTTTATTGGGAGCGGAAGTTCAAAACCATCCTGATTATGCGGCTATTTATGTAGCTGCTCAGAAGCTTGCTGCTGTTACTGGAGCAGTTTTGGGTATTTTGCCTCAAGCTGCCAATAGCGTAGGTGCTGATGTGTTGGGTTTGAATATCGGGCACAGCATTCAACAAATGTTGCAAGAGCCGAAAAAAGCCGTATTGCTTTTGAATGTGGAACCTGAAATTGATGTCGCTGATGGTGTACAAGCCGTTGCTGCATTAAAGCAGGCACAAAGTGTGATGGCATTTACACCGTTTGAAAGCGAAACATTACGTGAAGTTTGTGACGTAATGCTGCCCATTGCACCTTTTACCGAGACTTCTGGTAGTTTTGTAAACATGGAAGGCCGTTTGCAATCATTCCATGGAGTGGTAAAAGGTTTTGCCGACTCACGCCCTTTATGGAAAGTACTGCGTGTACTAGGCAATGTATTCGAATTGGCCGGCTTTGAATTCGACAGTAGTGAGAAAGTGTTGCAAGTTGCAGTCGATAAAGCAAATTTATCCGAAAAGTTGAGTAATCAAAGCAGTTGGCAGGATAGTTCCCGCCAAAATAGTAATCAGTTGTTGGTACGTGTCGGAGGAGTCGGTATTTATCATACTGATGCTTTGGTACGCCGTTCTGCACCGTTGCAAGCAACCAGCCATGCTCAAGTGCCGGCTGCTCGAGTGAACCCCGTTACTTTATCGGTTTTGGGTTTGCAAGAAGGTGAACGGGTTTATGCAATGCAAAACGGTAATCGTATTAAAGTTACTGTTTTATCTGATACAGGCTTGCCTGAAAATGTTGTGTACCTCCCGCTTCATACTGAAAATGCTGCGTTGGGTGCGTTGATGAATACCATCGAGTTGGTACGGGGTTAA
- a CDS encoding NuoB/complex I 20 kDa subunit family protein: protein MGIEGVLNKGFVTASADTVLNYVRTGSLWPVTFGLACCAVEMMQAGASRYDLDRFGIIFRPSPRQSDLMIVAGTLCNKMAPALRRVYDQMAEPRWVLSMGSCANGGGYYHYSYSVVRGCDRIVPVDVYVPGCPPTAEALIYGLIQLQGKIKRTYTIARN, encoded by the coding sequence ATGGGAATAGAAGGCGTTTTGAATAAGGGTTTCGTAACCGCCAGTGCGGATACGGTGCTCAATTATGTCCGTACCGGCTCTTTGTGGCCGGTAACGTTCGGTTTGGCCTGCTGTGCCGTAGAAATGATGCAGGCAGGGGCCTCGCGTTACGACTTAGACCGCTTCGGTATTATTTTCCGTCCTTCTCCGCGCCAATCCGACCTAATGATTGTGGCGGGCACTCTATGCAACAAAATGGCGCCTGCATTGCGTCGTGTGTATGACCAAATGGCAGAGCCGCGCTGGGTATTGTCTATGGGGTCGTGTGCTAACGGCGGCGGTTATTACCATTATTCTTACTCGGTAGTGCGGGGTTGTGACCGTATTGTGCCTGTAGATGTTTATGTACCTGGTTGCCCACCCACTGCGGAAGCCTTGATTTACGGCTTGATCCAACTTCAGGGCAAAATTAAGCGCACTTATACCATTGCCCGTAACTAG
- a CDS encoding NADH-quinone oxidoreductase subunit C has product MHVNDLYQVVQNVLGNKADKVVLALQEVTVECRPEHYLEIMTTLRDHADLGFESLVDLCGVDYSTYKNEPWEGKRFAVVSQLLSVRNNQRIRVRVWAQDDAFPVVDSVTEIYNSADWYEREAFDLYGIMFNNHPDLRRILTDYGFVGHPFRKDFPISGYVEMRYDETEKRVIYQPVTIEPREITPRIVREENYGG; this is encoded by the coding sequence ATGCATGTGAATGATTTGTATCAGGTTGTCCAAAATGTATTGGGCAATAAAGCTGATAAAGTGGTGCTGGCATTGCAGGAAGTAACCGTTGAGTGCCGTCCTGAGCATTACCTTGAAATTATGACTACGCTCCGTGATCATGCTGATTTAGGCTTTGAGTCGTTAGTGGATTTATGTGGCGTTGATTACAGTACCTATAAAAATGAGCCTTGGGAGGGTAAACGTTTCGCTGTTGTCAGCCAATTGTTGTCGGTTCGTAACAATCAACGTATTCGCGTACGAGTATGGGCGCAAGACGATGCCTTTCCTGTTGTGGATTCCGTAACCGAAATCTACAACAGTGCCGACTGGTATGAGCGGGAGGCCTTCGACTTATACGGTATTATGTTTAATAATCACCCTGATTTACGCCGAATCCTGACCGATTACGGTTTTGTCGGTCATCCTTTCCGTAAAGATTTCCCTATTTCCGGTTATGTAGAAATGCGTTACGACGAAACCGAAAAACGCGTTATTTACCAACCTGTAACCATCGAGCCGCGCGAGATCACCCCGCGCATCGTCCGCGAGGAGAATTACGGTGGCTAA
- the nuoF gene encoding NADH-quinone oxidoreductase subunit NuoF has translation MAIYQSGVIFDQVDTLQSDCWTLAAYEARGGYQALRKILSEKISQDDVIAEVKTSGLRGRGGAGFPTGLKWSFMPRSFPGAKYVVCNTDEGEPGTFKDRDIIMFNPHALIEGMIIAGYAMGAEAGYNYIHGEIFEGYQRFEEALAEARRAGFLGKNIMGLGFDFELFAAHGYGAYICGEETALLESLEGKKGQPRFKPPFPASYGLYGKPTTINNTETFASVPFIIRDGGKNFADQGIENAGGTKLFSISGHVNRPGNYEVPLGTPFAKLLEMAGGMKDGKKLKAVIPGGSSAPVLPGEIMMTLNMDYDSIAKAGSMLGSGAVIVMDEDVCMVRALERLSYFYHEESCGQCTPCREGTGWLYRIVHRIAEGKGRPEDLELLDSIGNNMAGRTICALADAAVFPVRSFTKHFRHEFEHYIEYGKPAKEHKWC, from the coding sequence ATGGCTATTTATCAATCCGGTGTTATTTTTGATCAAGTCGACACCCTACAGTCTGACTGTTGGACGTTGGCTGCTTATGAAGCGCGCGGCGGTTACCAAGCTTTACGTAAAATTTTGAGTGAGAAAATCTCACAAGATGATGTGATTGCCGAAGTGAAAACTTCTGGTTTACGTGGTCGGGGCGGTGCTGGCTTTCCTACCGGCTTAAAATGGAGCTTTATGCCCCGTTCTTTTCCAGGTGCAAAATATGTAGTTTGTAATACTGATGAAGGCGAACCAGGTACATTTAAAGATCGCGACATCATTATGTTCAATCCGCACGCATTGATTGAAGGTATGATTATTGCCGGCTATGCGATGGGTGCAGAGGCTGGTTATAACTATATCCACGGTGAGATTTTTGAAGGGTATCAGCGGTTTGAAGAGGCATTAGCCGAGGCTCGCAGAGCGGGCTTTTTGGGTAAAAATATTATGGGTTTGGGGTTTGATTTCGAACTCTTTGCTGCACATGGTTATGGCGCATATATCTGTGGTGAGGAAACAGCTTTGCTAGAATCGCTGGAGGGTAAAAAAGGCCAACCGCGTTTCAAACCGCCTTTCCCGGCTTCATACGGTCTGTATGGTAAACCGACTACTATTAACAACACCGAAACATTTGCTTCGGTACCTTTTATTATTCGCGATGGTGGCAAAAATTTTGCCGACCAAGGTATTGAGAATGCGGGTGGTACAAAGTTGTTCTCTATTTCCGGTCATGTGAACCGTCCGGGCAATTACGAGGTTCCTTTGGGAACGCCCTTTGCCAAATTGTTAGAAATGGCCGGCGGTATGAAAGACGGCAAAAAGCTTAAAGCCGTGATCCCTGGTGGTTCTTCTGCTCCCGTGTTGCCCGGTGAGATTATGATGACCTTGAATATGGATTATGATTCCATCGCTAAGGCCGGTTCCATGCTTGGTTCGGGTGCCGTGATCGTAATGGATGAAGATGTATGTATGGTTCGCGCGCTGGAGCGATTAAGCTATTTTTACCATGAAGAGTCTTGCGGTCAGTGTACCCCTTGTCGGGAAGGTACTGGTTGGCTTTACCGCATCGTACACCGTATTGCTGAAGGTAAAGGACGTCCGGAAGATTTAGAGTTGCTTGATTCTATCGGTAACAATATGGCGGGTAGAACTATTTGCGCCTTGGCGGATGCAGCGGTTTTCCCGGTACGGAGCTTTACCAAACATTTCCGCCATGAGTTCGAGCATTATATTGAATACGGCAAGCCAGCCAAAGAACATAAATGGTGCTAA
- a CDS encoding NADH-quinone oxidoreductase subunit A, with protein MLANYFPVFIFIIIGLIAGIVFLTLGNLLGPKRHYAEKDAPFECGFEAFENARMKFDVRYYLVAILFILFDLEIAFMFPWAVVFKDLGAFGFWSMFVFIVILTVGFIYEWKKGALEWE; from the coding sequence ATGTTGGCTAACTACTTTCCCGTATTTATTTTCATCATTATCGGTTTGATTGCCGGTATTGTATTTCTGACCCTAGGTAATCTGCTCGGTCCGAAACGCCATTACGCTGAAAAAGACGCACCTTTCGAATGTGGTTTCGAAGCATTCGAAAATGCGCGTATGAAATTCGACGTACGCTATTATCTGGTGGCGATTTTGTTTATTCTGTTTGATTTGGAAATTGCATTTATGTTTCCGTGGGCCGTAGTCTTTAAGGATTTGGGCGCATTCGGTTTCTGGTCGATGTTTGTGTTTATCGTTATTCTGACGGTAGGCTTTATCTATGAATGGAAGAAAGGCGCTTTGGAATGGGAATAG
- a CDS encoding NADH-quinone oxidoreductase subunit D: MANKLRNYTINFGPQHPAAHGVLRMVLELDGETIVRADPHIGLLHRGTEKLAETRTYLQALPYMDRLDYVSMMVNEQAYCLAIEKLAGIQVPERAQYIRVMFAEVTRILNHLMGIGSHALDIGAMTVFLYAFREREELMDLYEAVSGARMHAAYFRPGGVYRDLPDFMPKYESSKFRNAKVLKKLNEAREGTMLDFIEAFTERFPACVDEYESLLTDNRIWKQRTVGIGVVSPERALQKGFTGVMLRGSGVEWDIRKKAPYDAYAKVDFDIPVGVNGDCYDRYLCRINEMRESNRIIKQCVQWLKANPGPVIVDNHKIAPPKRTDMKMGMEDLIHHFKLFTEGMHVPEGETYTAVEHPKGEFGIYMISDGANKPYRLKIRAPGFAHLQGMDEMARGHMLADVVAIIGTQDIVFGEVDR; this comes from the coding sequence GTGGCTAACAAATTAAGAAATTACACCATCAACTTCGGCCCACAACACCCTGCAGCTCATGGCGTATTACGTATGGTTCTTGAGCTGGATGGAGAAACCATTGTTCGTGCCGACCCGCATATCGGTTTGCTGCATCGTGGCACCGAGAAACTGGCCGAAACCCGTACTTATCTGCAAGCTTTACCTTATATGGATCGCCTCGATTATGTGTCGATGATGGTCAACGAGCAGGCTTACTGTTTGGCAATTGAAAAACTGGCAGGTATTCAGGTGCCGGAGCGCGCACAATATATCCGGGTTATGTTTGCGGAGGTCACCCGTATTCTGAACCATTTAATGGGTATCGGTTCACATGCGTTGGATATCGGCGCAATGACTGTGTTTCTGTATGCTTTCCGTGAGCGTGAAGAGTTGATGGACTTATACGAGGCGGTTTCAGGAGCACGCATGCATGCTGCTTATTTCCGTCCGGGCGGAGTATATCGTGATTTACCGGATTTTATGCCTAAGTATGAGTCTAGCAAATTCCGCAATGCGAAGGTGTTGAAAAAGCTAAATGAAGCGCGTGAAGGAACAATGCTTGATTTTATCGAAGCATTTACCGAACGTTTCCCTGCCTGCGTAGATGAATATGAAAGCTTGCTGACTGATAACCGTATTTGGAAACAACGTACTGTCGGCATCGGTGTAGTCAGCCCTGAGCGCGCATTGCAAAAAGGTTTTACCGGTGTGATGTTGCGTGGTTCTGGGGTGGAGTGGGATATCCGTAAAAAAGCTCCGTATGATGCCTATGCCAAAGTTGATTTCGATATTCCGGTGGGCGTGAACGGTGACTGTTATGACCGTTATCTCTGCCGTATTAATGAAATGCGCGAGTCTAACCGTATTATCAAACAATGCGTACAGTGGCTGAAAGCCAACCCCGGGCCAGTGATTGTTGATAACCACAAAATCGCTCCGCCCAAGCGCACTGATATGAAGATGGGGATGGAAGATTTGATCCACCATTTCAAACTCTTTACTGAAGGTATGCACGTACCAGAAGGTGAAACATATACTGCCGTCGAGCATCCCAAAGGCGAGTTTGGTATTTATATGATTTCAGACGGCGCTAATAAACCATATCGCTTGAAAATCCGTGCGCCTGGTTTCGCTCATTTGCAAGGTATGGATGAAATGGCACGCGGCCATATGTTGGCAGACGTGGTTGCTATCATCGGTACGCAAGACATCGTATTCGGAGAGGTAGACCGATAA
- the nuoE gene encoding NADH-quinone oxidoreductase subunit NuoE, which yields MLSTESLKQIDTELAKYPADQRRSAIMGALRIAQVEKGYLSPETIEYVADYVGIAPAAAYEVATFYNMYDLHPVGKYKLTVCTNLPCALRGGVNAAEYLKQKLGIGFGETTSDGLYTLIEGECMGACGDAPVMLVNNHKMCSFMTEEAIEAKLSELQ from the coding sequence ATGTTATCCACAGAATCTTTAAAACAAATCGATACCGAGCTGGCGAAGTATCCGGCCGACCAACGTCGTTCAGCCATTATGGGTGCATTGCGTATTGCCCAAGTGGAGAAGGGCTATCTGAGCCCTGAAACGATTGAATATGTGGCTGATTATGTTGGTATTGCACCGGCAGCAGCTTATGAAGTGGCTACTTTTTACAATATGTACGATCTCCATCCCGTAGGTAAGTATAAGCTTACCGTTTGCACAAACTTGCCATGTGCGCTGCGCGGGGGGGTAAATGCTGCAGAATACCTCAAGCAGAAATTGGGTATCGGTTTTGGTGAAACTACTTCAGACGGCCTTTATACTCTAATAGAAGGTGAGTGTATGGGTGCTTGTGGTGATGCACCTGTAATGTTGGTAAACAATCATAAAATGTGTAGCTTCATGACTGAAGAGGCCATTGAGGCAAAACTGTCGGAGTTGCAGTAA